The region AAGGTTACTGTTGGGGTGATATATAACTATCTTTTGAACCACTCAGAATGTGTTGAAGTAGATGATTTTTGCAGGTTATACATCTTAATAGGCATATCCGAGTTTCTTTTGCCTAATAGGAATGGAACCGTATTCCCCACACTGTTCAAGATTGTTGATGACTTGAAAAGTTTATGTCAATATAACTAGGGTCGTGTAGTTTACGAGTACTTGGTTGGGAGTTTGTGCAATGCTTCATTGGTGTTGAAGATGGAAAGACATAGAAAACACTTTCATGTTGTGGGTTGTGTTTATTTATTACAGGTAAATTGTATTTAGTTACATCATGATTAGCAAAGCAGTGATGAATAATGATTTATGTCCATTTACATTTGCTTTATTTGTGGACTTTCAACTTTGGTGTTTTGATCACTTTCTATTTGTGAAGAGAAAGGGTGCAGGCGGTGGCAATGAATTTTCAAGGTTGTTGCGTAGGATGAATATTAAAGTGGGTGACGGTGCTTTAAAGACTAGTTTGGAGAAGAATGTGGTAAGTAATTTGGGTTTGATTTAGTTAGATTGTTGATTGTTGTGTGAATGTacctcattttaatttaaatattgttaatttatttcaCAGATAGTTGCTGATCTTTGTGTGTCAAAGCAAAAACTTCTTCATGTAATAGTTAGAGAAGCGTATGAAGTGCTTGGTCATGAAGTTGGTCGAAGTAAGAGACAAACTGGAAGAGTAGATGTAGGAACAAGGAAGGTTGAAGTTGAGGTTCTAATTGAAAAGCATGAATGTGAAATAGGTGAACTTCGCCAATCTTTATCCCTTTTAGAATGAGTTTTTCATGAGAGGAAGATGGAAAGAACCAAAGATTGTGATCCTGTTACTCCTTCCACCAATGTTCACAACGAAAGAGTTAAAACATTTGTAGACCAATTTTATAGCAAAGGTGGACATCAATCACATGAAGCATGGAGCCCATTGCAGACTACTGTTAAGCGCAGTGTTGGTGTTAAAGTCCGAGAAGTTAATGTGGACACCCCAAATGGAAGTGATGAAGAGTAGTCAAAAGATGTGAGCCGTGCAGAGGAGCCAATTCCACCACAAAGCAATATGTATGACAAAATGAAGCTTCATCGACGGGTACAGATGAAAAGTTGCACACTATGTACCCCTTACACTGGGAATGCCCCTAAAAAATTGGGTTcacaaaattttttgttgtatcataaaaaacacatatattatatcataaaaaggcatttagttttcatttttgcAAACCATTTTCCCTGTAATATTAGAATTTTCCAAGGCACTGTACTTGGTACAAAAAGAATGAAGTAAAAACACATATATTGTATCATAAAAAGGCAGTTACTGCAAAATTTTGCGAACCATTTTTCCTGTAATATCAGACTTTTCCAAGGCACTATAATTGGTACCAAAAGAATGAAGTAGAAACACATATATTGTATCATAAAAAGGCAATTACTGCAAAATTTTGCGACCCATCTTCCCTGTAATATATGACTTTTCGAATGTACTGTACTTGGTACAAAAAGAATGATGTAAAAACACATATATTGTATCATAAAAAGgcatttacttttcattttttgcaAAACATTTTCCCTGTAATATCAGCCTTGTCAAATGCACTGTACTTGGTACAAAAAGAATTAAGTAGAAACACATATATtgtatcataaaaaaacaattattgttAGGTGCTTTTGTTTAACAAATGATTGTCCaaattaattttggtttttataAGCATATTTTCTTTCTGGTCAATAACATATTTCAGTAGCCAAATAGTTTTTGCGAACCACTTTGCCTGTAATCTCAAACTTTTCGAACGCACTGTATTTGGTACAAAATGTGTAATGTAAAATACATATATTGTACAATAAAAAGGCGGTTACTGGTACATCGTCGCCCAAAAAGATCAGTTGTAGTATAATGTCATCGACAAACAAAGACTTGACAAAGACCTGTTGTTTGGCAATGTCATCATGTTTCCAACTACCCAAGGCTCTCATCTACCAAAAAAATAGGCATTGTGTTGTACGTTGTCCCTGCGGAATTTCAATAAAATCATTATATGGTAGTGCCTTTACATGGATCTAATTTGGACATTCAAAATTATTTCACTACAAGCACCTTTTTCAGTCGGTTATATTGCAATTTGTTTTGCCACCGACTTTGTTTTGTACGCTCGAATTGAATGAAACATCACCGACTTGTGGCACATTCAAGTCCTGCaaattggattttaaatttcaGTTGTCATTTACGAAATTGTTTCCACCTTAGTCCACAGATAATGTAATTAAATCATACCCATTCTATATGACCATATACATCTATCATGTCATTCCACATGTCGTTGTTTAGTGTTGCCTATAAAAAAGcaagttatattatataaatgcaCCGCCAGATAATTGTGATAATGATAAAGGATTAACTTACGGTGCTGTTGGTGCATATTTTAGTCGTCTTTACTACcgacttctttttttttaaaaaacttttctACTTTGGATTTCAACCTTAGAGTACGAAGCCTTCCCTTTCGCTTTACTGCATTTGGGCTGCGGACATGGGATGGTTGACATGAATCCGGGGCTGGGAAGGAAGACGTCATCCTCGTGTCAACATTATGAGCATCAATGCACGGAGTGAACTCCACCGGGTTTTGGCCAGACCTCAATTGCTTAAATAGATGTTTCGTTCCGGCATCAGATTCGCATGCAACATCagcaatttgaaaaaaattcttGCACAATGCCCGGTACCTCTGCATTGTTGGATCCTTACTGTGGGTGTTGTAAGCTGCTCTCATTGAAGTATATCTCTTTCGTATAAGTTTGCTCCACCGAGGAATGATATACTTCGTGGATATTGTTGTTGCTTCCTCTTGGCCAAGGACGGTGAAACAGTGTCGGCAGACGATACCACGAAACTCAAAAAGTTGACATGAACATGTTATTGTGCCGGTTTCAGCATCATAATGGACATCATAATATTTGTTTGCAGATTTCCCATCCCATAATAACTCTTGCAGCACCACGTAGTTGCATCCCGAAGGAGTAGCATCCACCATTTTGATTGCACAATTCATCTTCGTGCGGAATTCCATTTGTATTTCTGCAAACTTGGAATGTGTGTAGGCTTGCTAATATTGTCGTTCAATAAGGGACTAGGTGGCACATGGATTGTAGTGTTCAAAGAAGCAAAGTCCGCCTCACATTCCTTTTCAGCTTTGTGTCGTAGCACATTTTCGTATTGTACTACAAACTGTTGTAATGTTGTTGTTGAATTGATAAATCTATCAAAGAAGGCATTGAGTCCCTCACTGCGTTGTGTAGTGGACATACCAGCCCAAAAAATTCCTTTCAAATAGCAAGGCACCCACCGTTTTCTCTCTTCGTATAGTGTGACCAACCAGTCATTGTTATCCAAGTCATGATCATTCATTAATTGTTGCCACCCGCTCTCAAATTGGTGCACATTTAGGGACTCGTAAACCAATGTCTTCAACTTGGTTTTGATAGTTTTGTAATAAGTATATCCTTGTAACTTTTCAAGaatctttttcattgtatgCCATAAGCACCAGCGATGACGAGTATTTGGAAAAACAATGTCAATTGCATTTTGCATGGCCTTGCATTGATCAGTTAGAATGCCATCAGGTGACTTATCTGACATGCACCTACGCCAACAATTAAAAAGACACACAAAAGTCGATGTATCTTTAGCTGACAACAACGCGCATCCTAATAATATAGACTGACCATGGTGATTGACTCCAACAACTGGTGCAAATGGCATATCATATTTGTTGGTTAGATATGGTGTGTCAAAGGAGACAACATCTCCAAATTCCTCGCATGCTGCCCTACTACGTGCATCAGCCCAAAAGACATTTGATATTCTATTGTTATCATCGAAGTCAATTTCAAAGTAGAAGTTGTTGTTCATTTGTCTCATGTGAGAGAAGTGTGCCATCAATGCTTGGCCGTCTCCTTCCTTTCCTAGTGCCCTTCTTTGTCGTCTGGTATAATTTCTGACGTCATGCTCGACAAAAGGAAGGTTCTCAAATCCGCCAACATCACAAACCAGTGATTGGAAGCTTTTGTTAATGTGCACACTTGCTTCATCATTCATATCGAGTGTTCGCTTGACTTGCATGTTCAATTTTTTGTTGCCGCGAATCATTCTTGACTTCATAGGACTTAGGTCATGATTGTGATCAAGTATGACATTCCTTATGTGCCACTGACCTCCCTTTTTAACTGCTGTTATCTATGCACCACAATTCTTGGTTTTTGTTGGTTGACTTTTCAATTCCGGAGGGATGGTGGACATGCAATTTCCTTCATGGCTACAAACAAAT is a window of Vigna unguiculata cultivar IT97K-499-35 chromosome 4, ASM411807v1, whole genome shotgun sequence DNA encoding:
- the LOC114180676 gene encoding protein FAR1-RELATED SEQUENCE 5-like; translated protein: MNDEASVHINKSFQSLVCDVGGFENLPFVEHDVRNYTRRQRRALGKEGDGQALMAHFSHMRQMNNNFYFEIDFDDNNRISNVFWADARSRAACEEFGDVVSFDTPYLTNKYDMPFAPVVGVNHHGQSILLGCALLSAKDTSTFVCLFNCWRRCMSDKSPDGILTDQCKAMQNAIDIVFPNTRHRWCLWHTMKKILEKLQGYTYYKTIKTKLKTLVYESLNVHQFESGWQQLMNDHDLDNNDWLVTLYEERKRWVPCYLKGIFWAGMSTTQRSEGLNAFFDRFINSTTTLQQFVVQYENVLRHKAEKECEADFASLNTTIHVPPSPLLNDNISKPTHIPSLQKYKWNSARR